Proteins encoded together in one uncultured Desulfosarcina sp. window:
- a CDS encoding DUF499 domain-containing protein, with the protein MAKKDPWKSWHEVVTLRDDLKSGELPLHMFAADLYEVLMQSGKRPVYEDPENFFALTFPTYNLRQLVRDVALRVAGKNDKAVRQLELTYGGGKTHTLITLRHLIADPDGLPALPAVDEFREAIGHEPPKARVAGLCFDKLDVEKGMEARDPKGRKRILKQPWSVLAYQIAGDEGLRILHPDDKAEERESAPAENLLTDLLEIPTKDGLGVLILIDEVLMYVREKVAIDARWNDRIVNFFQYLTQAATKVDRCCLVASLLASDPLKTDAFGRRLQGELYDIFQRQREEAVEPVVKEDVAEVLRRRFFTPESIKNRDAFRPHVQAALKGLFDLDEQIQRQGADAEERFLRSFPFHPDLTEVFYTKWTQLDRFQKARGVLRTFALALREAEKWDNSPLIGPCVFLNQPGKEGLSEAMRELVTVADTEEHEGRRQAWTGIIEGELGRAREIQQDSVGLRFRDVEQAVIATFLHSQPIGQSAKTRDLTVLIAPNRPDKIELEKGLLRWSQVSFWLDDQYTATDESELPGTWRLGNRPNLTQMHSVAVSRVSDDVVRARLLDEIGKTKTLSAGAHAFGVRVHTLPAKPRDIEDDGLFHYGILGPSGASDSGKPGSEAKRYLDETTGPEKPRVFRNSVILLAPSKDGLEVASASVRDYLAWEQVGVNLKEQQKDGNVDVARMQTLTINLDKAKGRIPDAIRQAYCTVVTVSDKNEAQAFKINVTDESHFTIIKNDSRSRIQDSAISAEALLPDGPYNLWRAGETSRRVKDLSGSFAQLPHLPKMLKAQAIVDTLVGGCELGAFVLRLTRPDGSARTWWFSRPDDTAMADPSLELVLSEAANLEEIASSLLEPEQLPELWKSDAITVQAVIDYFNGTNVVQVQRDGYMEPLPIPKASKEVIYKAVTQAVESGLLWLINGPASILEEPIPAGVLTEQATVQKPPVQIMAAEILPETLSSVWTNDEATALSIATALSQKYGQTLPWKTVRDVVTASINARFTKLDPKSEKWPCEFSSAQGVKLRVASAVGPGGGTETGPGFGGTQPGSNKLVAQRELKPSEIQDLGDIMPKLLEIKNKANIPLAFRVLIELGDGETRPDEETVQSINLLLKDINDGFQFIKAT; encoded by the coding sequence ATGGCGAAGAAGGATCCCTGGAAAAGCTGGCATGAGGTCGTGACCCTGCGGGACGATCTCAAATCCGGTGAACTGCCGCTACACATGTTTGCCGCCGATCTATATGAAGTTCTCATGCAGAGCGGTAAACGCCCCGTTTATGAAGATCCTGAAAATTTCTTCGCTCTGACCTTTCCCACCTACAACTTGAGGCAACTGGTGCGCGATGTGGCCTTGCGTGTCGCCGGCAAGAATGACAAAGCGGTCCGCCAGCTGGAGCTGACCTATGGCGGCGGCAAGACGCACACCTTGATAACTTTGCGGCATTTAATAGCAGACCCGGATGGTTTGCCGGCACTGCCTGCAGTGGACGAATTCCGTGAAGCAATTGGTCATGAGCCTCCGAAGGCACGTGTGGCCGGCCTGTGTTTTGATAAACTGGATGTCGAAAAGGGCATGGAGGCTCGTGATCCCAAAGGCAGAAAACGCATACTCAAACAGCCATGGAGTGTTTTGGCCTATCAGATCGCGGGTGACGAGGGACTCAGAATATTGCACCCCGATGACAAAGCCGAAGAACGCGAATCGGCTCCGGCGGAGAACCTGCTGACTGATTTGTTGGAGATTCCGACCAAGGACGGGTTGGGTGTCTTGATTCTCATCGATGAAGTGTTGATGTATGTACGCGAAAAGGTGGCCATCGATGCCAGATGGAATGACCGGATCGTGAACTTTTTTCAGTATCTGACACAAGCGGCGACCAAGGTGGACCGCTGCTGTTTGGTGGCGTCTTTGCTGGCAAGCGATCCGTTAAAAACCGATGCTTTCGGGCGCAGGCTGCAGGGCGAACTGTATGATATTTTCCAGCGGCAACGCGAGGAGGCCGTCGAACCGGTTGTAAAGGAGGATGTGGCCGAGGTCTTGCGCCGTCGATTCTTCACCCCGGAATCGATAAAAAACCGGGATGCGTTTCGGCCCCATGTTCAGGCGGCCCTCAAGGGACTTTTTGATTTGGATGAGCAGATCCAAAGACAGGGAGCGGATGCGGAAGAGCGTTTTCTTCGCAGCTTTCCGTTTCATCCGGATCTCACCGAGGTATTTTACACCAAATGGACCCAACTGGATCGATTCCAAAAAGCAAGGGGGGTTTTGCGCACCTTTGCCCTGGCCCTGCGCGAGGCTGAAAAATGGGACAACAGCCCTTTAATCGGTCCATGCGTTTTTTTGAATCAACCAGGTAAAGAGGGCTTGTCCGAAGCCATGCGTGAGCTGGTTACGGTTGCGGATACCGAAGAACATGAGGGCAGACGGCAGGCCTGGACAGGTATTATCGAAGGTGAGCTGGGACGGGCCAGGGAAATTCAACAGGATTCCGTGGGCCTTCGGTTCAGGGACGTGGAACAGGCGGTTATCGCCACGTTCCTGCATTCCCAACCCATCGGTCAAAGCGCTAAAACCCGCGATTTAACTGTTCTGATTGCGCCCAACCGTCCGGATAAAATCGAACTGGAAAAAGGTTTGCTGCGGTGGTCGCAAGTCAGCTTCTGGTTGGACGATCAATATACTGCCACCGACGAGAGTGAGTTGCCGGGGACTTGGCGGCTGGGCAATCGTCCGAATCTCACCCAAATGCATTCGGTGGCGGTAAGCAGAGTGTCCGATGATGTGGTCCGCGCCCGGTTGTTGGATGAAATCGGCAAGACAAAAACCCTGTCCGCTGGTGCCCATGCCTTTGGTGTTCGCGTCCATACGTTGCCTGCAAAGCCCCGTGATATCGAAGACGACGGGCTTTTCCACTACGGCATACTTGGTCCCAGCGGCGCAAGTGATTCCGGCAAACCCGGTTCGGAAGCCAAGCGATATCTGGATGAAACTACCGGGCCTGAAAAACCTCGGGTGTTCCGAAATTCCGTCATCCTTCTGGCTCCGTCCAAGGACGGGCTTGAAGTTGCGTCCGCAAGCGTCCGCGACTATCTGGCCTGGGAGCAAGTGGGGGTAAATTTAAAGGAACAGCAAAAGGACGGCAATGTTGATGTGGCCCGCATGCAGACGCTCACCATTAATCTTGACAAAGCCAAGGGACGTATCCCGGATGCCATTCGGCAGGCCTACTGTACGGTTGTTACCGTGTCGGATAAGAATGAAGCGCAGGCCTTTAAAATCAACGTGACCGATGAATCCCATTTTACCATTATTAAAAATGATTCAAGGTCCCGTATCCAGGATTCCGCCATCTCAGCGGAGGCATTATTGCCGGACGGTCCTTACAATTTATGGCGGGCTGGGGAAACGAGCAGGCGGGTTAAAGACCTCTCCGGTTCCTTTGCGCAGCTGCCCCATTTACCTAAAATGCTCAAAGCGCAGGCAATCGTGGACACACTGGTTGGGGGCTGCGAGTTGGGAGCCTTTGTTTTGCGTTTGACGCGACCGGACGGTTCAGCTCGGACGTGGTGGTTTTCTCGCCCGGATGACACCGCAATGGCCGACCCATCTCTCGAGCTGGTGTTATCCGAGGCCGCCAATCTTGAAGAAATTGCATCCTCTCTGTTGGAGCCGGAGCAGTTGCCGGAGTTGTGGAAAAGCGATGCAATCACGGTTCAAGCAGTAATCGATTATTTTAACGGAACCAATGTCGTTCAAGTCCAGCGCGATGGATACATGGAGCCTTTACCGATACCCAAAGCCTCGAAAGAGGTTATTTACAAAGCGGTGACTCAAGCTGTCGAATCCGGTTTGCTGTGGCTGATCAACGGCCCGGCCAGTATTCTTGAAGAACCCATCCCGGCGGGCGTCCTTACCGAACAAGCGACGGTTCAGAAACCACCAGTACAGATTATGGCTGCGGAGATATTGCCGGAAACACTGTCTTCGGTATGGACGAATGATGAAGCCACTGCGCTTTCCATCGCCACGGCACTATCCCAAAAATATGGGCAGACATTGCCGTGGAAAACCGTGAGGGATGTGGTGACGGCCTCAATCAATGCCCGATTCACAAAGCTTGATCCTAAATCTGAAAAATGGCCATGCGAGTTTTCCTCCGCACAGGGTGTCAAGCTCAGAGTGGCATCTGCGGTTGGACCGGGTGGAGGCACCGAAACAGGTCCGGGTTTTGGTGGGACTCAACCAGGATCAAACAAACTGGTCGCTCAGAGAGAACTAAAACCATCTGAAATTCAGGATCTGGGCGACATCATGCCAAAGTTGTTGGAAATTAAAAACAAGGCAAACATACCCTTGGCTTTTCGTGTTCTAATTGAACTCGGGGATGGGGAAACTCGGCCGGATGAGGAGACGGTTCAGTCTATTAATTTACTGCTGAAGGATATCAATGATGGCTTCCAGTTCATCAAGGCAACATAA
- a CDS encoding IS3 family transposase (programmed frameshift) produces the protein MSKKKRKTYNREFKKEAVALITDKGYSVAEASRNLGVEYSVLRRWKMQLADDPQNAFPGKGRQKADDQEVRNLQKELERVKEERDILKKALALLCGGSEMKFQFISDHRETFKVGRMCALLNVSPSGFYAWLNRPESRRIIENRALENRIRVLHAASHGIYGSPKIHRDLTDEGIRCGKNRVARIMREAGIRSRTKKKFKVTTNSRHNLPVAPNLLNQEFTVDAPDRTWVGDITYIHTQEGWVYLAVLIDLFNRKVVGWSASPRMTRQLTIDALQMALDHRRPDPGLMHHSDRGSQYASGDYQKLLTKHQMICSMSRKGNCYDNAVAESFFRLLKTEWVNHHRYLSRSEAISSLFYYIEIFYNRKRRHSVLDYATPQEYENFPFAA, from the exons TTGTCAAAGAAAAAACGAAAGACTTACAACCGTGAATTTAAGAAGGAGGCCGTGGCACTGATCACCGACAAGGGATACAGCGTTGCCGAAGCCTCCCGGAATCTGGGTGTCGAATACAGTGTCCTGCGCCGCTGGAAAATGCAGTTGGCCGATGATCCCCAAAATGCCTTTCCCGGTAAAGGGCGGCAAAAAGCTGATGACCAGGAAGTTCGCAATCTCCAAAAGGAACTGGAGCGGGTAAAAGAGGAACGTGACATCTTAAAAAAAGCACTGGCCT TACTTTGCGGAGGATCAGAAATGAAATTTCAATTCATCTCTGACCACCGGGAGACGTTCAAGGTAGGCCGCATGTGTGCGTTGCTTAATGTCTCCCCCTCTGGATTTTACGCCTGGCTCAATCGACCGGAGAGCCGCCGGATCATCGAAAACCGGGCTTTAGAGAATAGAATACGTGTCCTTCACGCCGCCAGCCACGGTATTTACGGGTCGCCCAAAATTCACCGGGATCTTACCGACGAAGGCATTCGTTGTGGCAAAAACCGCGTAGCCCGGATAATGCGTGAAGCTGGCATCCGGTCTCGTACAAAAAAGAAATTCAAAGTCACGACCAACTCCCGGCACAACCTGCCGGTGGCTCCCAACCTGTTGAATCAGGAGTTCACCGTAGATGCTCCGGACCGCACCTGGGTCGGCGATATCACCTACATTCATACCCAGGAAGGGTGGGTGTATCTGGCCGTTCTGATTGATCTGTTCAACCGCAAGGTGGTCGGCTGGTCCGCCTCACCCCGGATGACCCGACAATTGACCATCGATGCGTTGCAAATGGCGCTGGATCATCGACGCCCTGACCCGGGATTAATGCACCACTCAGATCGGGGCAGCCAGTACGCTTCTGGAGATTACCAGAAACTGCTCACTAAACATCAGATGATTTGCAGCATGAGCCGCAAGGGAAACTGCTATGACAACGCGGTTGCGGAAAGTTTCTTCCGCCTGCTGAAAACCGAGTGGGTGAATCATCACCGGTACCTCAGCCGGTCAGAAGCGATCAGCAGCCTATTTTACTATATCGAAATCTTCTACAATCGAAAAAGACGTCACTCTGTGCTTGATTATGCAACGCCGCAAGAATACGAAAATTTCCCCTTTGCGGCTTAA
- a CDS encoding integrase core domain-containing protein, which yields MIDIFSHRVYIESQRTKADRPVAQSLLRGWKAIGLPDFLQLDNELSFRGSNRYPRSPGLVIRLCLHFGVQPVFIPVSEPWRNAVVESFNDTYNKKFFRRQWFHSYVHLKRQSKNFQRFHNRYHRYSCLKGKTPSEVIKQCPFPIKTLGPNTKIPTIEDIPDGNIILVRFIRSDCVLNIFGETFKVPKDLVGFTPI from the coding sequence GTGATCGATATTTTCAGCCACCGGGTTTATATCGAATCACAGCGAACTAAAGCGGATCGGCCAGTCGCCCAAAGCCTGCTTCGTGGTTGGAAAGCGATAGGGCTGCCGGATTTCCTGCAACTTGATAACGAACTGAGTTTCCGTGGCAGCAATCGTTACCCTCGGTCACCAGGCCTGGTCATTCGGCTATGCTTGCATTTCGGGGTCCAGCCCGTGTTTATTCCTGTGTCGGAGCCGTGGCGAAATGCTGTGGTCGAGAGCTTCAACGACACCTACAACAAAAAGTTTTTCCGGCGGCAATGGTTTCACAGCTATGTCCATCTGAAACGGCAGAGCAAGAATTTCCAACGTTTCCACAACCGGTATCACCGATACAGTTGCCTGAAAGGCAAAACACCTTCCGAGGTAATAAAGCAATGCCCGTTTCCGATAAAAACGCTCGGCCCGAATACGAAAATCCCAACCATCGAGGATATTCCTGATGGTAACATCATTCTGGTCCGATTTATACGAAGCGACTGCGTCCTCAACATTTTTGGTGAAACGTTCAAAGTGCCAAAGGACCTTGTTGGATTTACCCCAATTTAG
- a CDS encoding PilZ domain-containing protein: MDEKINSKHKDDITPLLDTYEDTDYVFLNEKNEATFLCKNCGNGVTRDLSMLLSTQSAIRVRCKCKCGNVFRVLVERRRNQRKIVNFLGMCHYLSDSGQTKKRLIKVLDISPTGLQFSINDMPRLNVGDKVFADFRLDDRNYTEIKVKGAIKRMRSKKVGLEFISIERPKVLTLYLLG; the protein is encoded by the coding sequence ATGGATGAAAAAATAAATTCCAAGCATAAAGATGATATTACACCCTTATTGGACACCTATGAAGATACAGACTATGTGTTCCTCAATGAGAAGAATGAAGCGACCTTCCTCTGTAAAAACTGTGGCAACGGTGTAACGAGGGACCTAAGCATGCTTCTTTCTACTCAATCTGCAATTCGAGTTAGGTGCAAATGTAAATGCGGCAACGTATTTCGGGTATTGGTTGAGCGGCGACGCAATCAAAGAAAAATCGTTAATTTTCTGGGGATGTGTCATTATCTAAGCGACTCCGGCCAAACTAAAAAGCGCTTGATCAAGGTGCTTGACATTTCACCCACAGGTCTTCAATTTTCCATTAATGACATGCCCAGGCTCAATGTTGGGGATAAGGTCTTTGCTGATTTTAGATTGGACGACAGAAATTACACTGAGATCAAGGTCAAGGGCGCCATCAAAAGAATGCGGTCAAAAAAAGTGGGATTAGAATTTATTTCCATTGAACGCCCCAAAGTATTAACCCTCTACTTATTGGGTTAA
- a CDS encoding ATP-binding protein, giving the protein MSSVFDELLVNALGHRDYLVSAPVRLFIFDNRIEIISPGHLPNNLTVEKIMAGNSNIRNPILVSYVAKGLLPYHGLGSGIKRALDAWPRIDFFDDRDGCLFTATVHRKPIGESSPFARPQKTSRKTSGKTSGKILEALRQDKRLTIPELARSIGVTERSIERNIRKLQDLSLLRRIGPAKGGHWEVIE; this is encoded by the coding sequence ATGTCAAGCGTTTTTGATGAACTTTTAGTAAATGCCTTGGGGCACCGTGACTATCTGGTGAGTGCGCCGGTTCGCCTGTTTATTTTCGATAACCGTATCGAGATTATTAGTCCAGGTCATTTGCCGAATAATCTCACCGTGGAAAAGATTATGGCCGGCAATTCGAACATCCGCAACCCAATCCTTGTTTCGTATGTCGCCAAGGGCCTACTGCCGTACCACGGATTGGGATCAGGTATCAAACGCGCCCTGGATGCCTGGCCACGAATCGATTTTTTTGATGACCGTGATGGTTGCCTCTTCACTGCAACGGTCCATCGGAAACCAATCGGAGAGTCGTCACCATTCGCAAGGCCACAAAAAACGTCGAGGAAAACGTCGGGGAAAACGTCGGGGAAAATTCTGGAAGCTTTAAGGCAAGATAAACGTTTAACAATACCGGAACTCGCGCGTTCAATTGGCGTAACCGAGCGTTCCATCGAAAGAAATATCCGCAAATTGCAGGACCTGAGTCTACTTCGACGAATCGGTCCAGCCAAAGGCGGTCACTGGGAAGTGATAGAATAA
- a CDS encoding methyltransferase domain-containing protein has product MKEDPYKNWARKYDFFVEPFNKTLRQIGIGLHPPVAGMNILDIGCGTGTTLNHYKNEGCNVFGIDSSPSMLSVAKTRLGGRANLLLGDASNMEYPNNFFDMVIAMMTLHEIFHTARLKVFDEMMRVLKKDGRILIIDYHPSDLIFPKGWMHKSVIFFFEIMAGSEHFKNFRDFIASDGIPGIVENRDIDIEKSKIVSSGNLGIFLLCEK; this is encoded by the coding sequence ATGAAAGAAGATCCCTATAAAAACTGGGCTCGAAAGTATGACTTCTTTGTAGAACCTTTCAATAAAACTTTACGGCAGATAGGAATAGGATTACATCCACCTGTAGCTGGAATGAATATTTTAGACATAGGGTGTGGCACTGGAACAACATTAAACCATTACAAAAATGAAGGCTGTAATGTTTTTGGAATCGATTCCTCTCCTTCAATGCTCTCGGTTGCCAAAACCAGGTTAGGTGGCAGAGCCAACCTTCTGTTAGGAGATGCTTCCAATATGGAGTATCCAAACAATTTTTTTGACATGGTTATTGCCATGATGACGCTACATGAAATTTTTCACACTGCCCGATTAAAGGTTTTTGATGAAATGATGCGTGTCCTAAAAAAGGATGGCCGAATCTTAATCATAGACTATCATCCGAGTGACCTGATATTTCCTAAAGGATGGATGCATAAATCTGTAATATTCTTTTTTGAAATTATGGCAGGTTCCGAGCACTTCAAAAATTTTCGAGATTTTATTGCTTCAGATGGAATACCTGGAATAGTTGAGAATCGAGATATAGACATAGAAAAGAGCAAAATTGTAAGTAGTGGAAACTTGGGGATCTTTCTTTTGTGTGAAAAATGA
- a CDS encoding transposase, which translates to MAKHRIRRSAEFKAKVALAALSEAKTLAELSSEYGVHQTQITRWKQELVANAPDLFGKAKKKALNHEAEVNELHRQIGKLKVENDFLSNLPGLNSTGRRNRR; encoded by the coding sequence ATGGCAAAACATCGTATCCGTCGTAGCGCAGAATTCAAGGCGAAGGTCGCCCTTGCTGCATTGTCCGAGGCAAAGACCCTGGCCGAACTATCCAGTGAGTATGGCGTTCATCAGACACAAATCACTCGCTGGAAACAGGAACTGGTCGCCAATGCACCGGATTTGTTTGGTAAGGCTAAGAAAAAGGCGCTCAACCACGAAGCCGAGGTTAACGAACTTCACCGCCAGATCGGCAAGCTCAAGGTTGAAAACGATTTTTTGTCCAATCTGCCCGGTCTGAACTCGACCGGGCGCAGAAACAGAAGGTGA